GAACGTGGGCTGGTGCAAAACGCTCAAAGGCCGAGGCGCTTGCGGCCCTTGGCGCGGCGCGCATTGATCACGGCGCGGCCGCCGCGGGTTTTCATGCGAACCAAGAAGCCGTGGGTGCGGGCGCGGCGGACTTTGGAGGGTTGGTAGGTGCGTTTCATGATGTTGAATGATTCGTTACAAGCCCGAT
This sequence is a window from Serpentinimonas maccroryi. Protein-coding genes within it:
- the rpmH gene encoding 50S ribosomal protein L34; its protein translation is MKRTYQPSKVRRARTHGFLVRMKTRGGRAVINARRAKGRKRLGL